The sequence CGAAAATACATAGGCTTTCACCATGGCAAAGAATACATTATAGGGAAGGAAGCTGTTTAATAGTCCCTTATCAAAATCTGTATTGGATAGTATTCCGGTGGCCGTTCCTGCGATCCTGCCACCCCAGATGCCTAATCCGGCTGAGATCACTACCAGCATCGGGATCACCACCAAAGCCGCTACAATTTTGGGTAATACCAGGTAGGTCTTGGTATTGATCCCCATGATCTCCAATGCATCGATCTGCTCACTCACCCGCATATTGCCTAACTCACTCGCAATCTTACTGCCAACCACACCCGCCAGGACGATACAAACCAGGGTAGGCGCAAATTCCAGCAATACCGTATCCCGCACAATCTGCGCAATGGATGATTTGGGGATCAGCGGACTCACCAGCTGGTAAGCCGTTTGCAAGGTGGATACCGCACCCATAAACACAGAAATGATCACCACTATACCCAATGACCCAATGCCGATATCATTGCACTGGTGCATAAACTCTTTCCAATATACTTTCCTGTTCTCCGGCTTGGAGAACATGCCTTTCAACATCAGGATATACCGGCCAAACTCAGTAAAAAATTTCATGCTTATGGACTTGCTGCGTAAAATACAATTTATTTGGCTGGACGTCAATTACATGTCCCGCGATACCTTTTTAAACTTTTTCCACCACTTCGATTTGGTGACGATTTCCTGTGTGGGGGTTTTGGCGCATTTCATTTGCGCATCGATCACTGCCACCAATGCCATATTAAAGATGCTCCTTACCGAACTGCCTAATTGCAGGACATGCACCGGCTTTTTGATGCCCAGTAATATTGGCCCGATTGCATCCGCGCCACCCACTTCCTTCAGCAGGTTGTAGGCAACGTTACCCGCAGCGAGGTTGGGGAAGATCAGTGTATTTACATCCTGGTCAACCAACTCACTGAACGGATAGTTCTCTTTCAGGATCTCTTTGTTAAAAGCAATATTGGCCTGCATCTCACCATCCACCATCAATGATGGATGCCGCTCTTTTACCAGCCTGCGCGCATCAGACACCAGCCTGGCTTCCGGTGAAGCACTACTGCCAAAATTGGAGTAGCTCATCATCGCAATCCTTGGGGTCAGGTTGAAATTGCGTACTTCTTTAGCGACCAGTAGCGTTATTTCTGCCAGCTCCTCTGCGGTCGGATTGAAATTTACCGTGGTGTCTGCAAGGAATAGCGGCCCCTTTTTTGTTAATAAAAGATACATGCCGGCGATCTTTTTTACGCCGTCTTCTGTACCAATTACCTGGATGGCGGGCCTGATAGTCTCGTCATAATTCCTCGTTAATCCAGATATCATGGCATCGGCATCACCGGTCTCCACCATCATACAGCCAAAATAATTGCGGTCTTTCATCATCTTGAAAGACTCATATTTATTCATGCCCTTACGTTGCCGCTTCTGGAAAAATAACTGCGAATACATCCTTCGTTTCTCCTCCTGGTCATCACTTCGCGGATCAATAATGGGAATAGTATCGAGATCAATATTATTTTCCGCTGCAATGGATTTGATTTTTTTCTCATCCCCTAACAGGATGGGATAGGCGACGCCTTCTTCAAATATGATCTGCGCTGCTTTCAGGATCTTGAGGTTATCGGCTTCTGCAAATACCAGCCGCTTCGGGTTTCCACGGGCTTTACTTCCCAGTACCCGCATCAACTGGTTGTCTAGCCCAAGCCTGCGGTTCAGTTCAAGAGCATAGGCATTCCAGTCAGAAATGGTCGTCATAGCTACTCCACTGTCTATGGCCGCCTTTGCTACAGCTGGGGCAACGGTGCTTAATAACCTCGGATCAAGTGGTTTGGGTATGATATAGGTCGGGCCAAAACTGATGTTCTTTTCATTATAGGCAAGGTTCACAATTTCAGGAACCGGACCCTTCGCCAGTTCGGCCAAAGCATGGACGGCGGCCAGTTTCATGGCTTCATTGATCTGCCTTGCCCGCACATCCAGGGCACCCCTGAAAATAAATGGGAACCCCAGTACATTATTGACCTGGTTGGGATAATCGCTTCGGCCCGTTGCCATGATGATATCTTTTCTTGCTCCAACGGCTATTTCATAGGCTATTTCCGGATCCGGGTTGGCCATAGCAAACACGATCGGGTTTTTGGCCATGCTTTTCACCATTTCCGCATCCACTACATTGGCAACGCTTAATCCCAGGAATACATCCGCTTCCTTTAAGGCCTTTGCTAATGTCCAGTCTGCCGATTTAACGGCAAATGGCAATCTGTCCGGGCCAAGGTCGGTCCTGTCCTTATGTAAAACGCCATCCTTGTCAAATACAATAAAATTCTCATGGCGGGCTCCCAACGAGATATATAATTTAATGCAGGCCATCGCTGCCGCACCTGCACCGTTGATCACAAACCGCACTTTTTCGATTTTCTTCTTTTGAAGCTCAAGTGCATTCAATAGGGCTGCCGAACTGATGATGGCCGTTCCGTGCTGGTCATCATGCATCACCGGGATGTTCAGCTGTTTCTTTAATTCCTGCTCTATATAAAAACACTCCGGGGCCTTGATGTCTTCCAGGTTAATGCCACCAAATGTTGGCTCCAGCGCTTTGACGATCTCTACAAATTTTACGGGGTCTTTTTCATTCACCTCTATATCAAATACATCGATATCTGCAAAAATCTTAAACAGTACCGCTTTCCCTTCCATGACTGGTTTGCTGGCTTCCGGACCTATATCTCCCAGGCCCAGCACCGCTGTGCCATTACTGATCACCGCTACTAGGTTGCCTTTTGCGGTGTATTTGTACACATTTTCGCGGTTGGCGGCAATCTCTTTACAAGGTTCGGCAACACCCGGACTATAAGCTAGTGATAAATCACGTTGGGTTTTTGCTTCTTTCGTAGGAACCACTTCAATTTTACCGGGCTTCCCCTTGGCATGGTATTCCAGGGCTTCCGATCGTCTGGTTTCTTTACTCATAGGGCTGCAAAGTACGAAATGCCGTTTTGCAAATAATTTTGGTTGATAAAGAATAATCTGTATACTTGTACTGTATTAGTACATTAGTACACTAAAGCATTAGACATGATTCAGATTAAAGACCTCCATTATAGTTACGGGAGCAAGCCTGTTTTTTCGGGGTTGTCGCTGGAACTGCACCCTGGGCATATATATGGACTACTTGGTAAAAACGGTACAGGTAAATCAACCCTGCTGCGCACCATCGGCGGATTGCTCTTTCCCAGGCAGGGTAGTATACAGGTCTTAGGCTACAATCCCGGAAAACGCCAGCCAGATTTCCTGCGCCAGGTTTTTATGGTTCCGGAAGAGTTCTATTTTCCCAATATTTCCATCAAGGCCTTTGTCGCCGGAAATGCACCTTTTTACCCGAATTACAGCCAGGAGCAATTCGATCGGTACCTGCAGGAGTTTTCCATTCCACTGGACCAGCTTCTCCAGGAAATGAGTTATGGCCAGAAGAAAAAACTGCTCATCAGTTTTGCCCTGGCCTGCAATACACCGGTATTGTTGATGGATGAACCTACAAACGGCCTCGATATTATGAGCAAGAGCCAGTTCCGCAAGGTGATGGCCGGCGCGGTGGCTGATAATAAATGTATCCTCATCAGTACCCACCAGGTGAAAGACCTCGAAAACCTGATCGATCGTATCACCATTATTGATGAAGGAAATATTCTCTTCGACCAAACGGTTGACCGCATTTGTAACCGTTTAAACTTTAAGATTTCCTTCGACAGCGATGAGATCAGGACAGCTATTTACCAGGAAACTTCCCTGAAAGGCAACGCAATCATTACTTCTAATAATGAAGAAGAAGATAGTCGCATTGACCTTGAAATGCTCTATAAGGCCATCGTCACCAATAAAGAAGCAGTGCATGCTGCTTTCAAATAGTTATTCAAACCAAAACCTTCTTACATGAACAGCTCGTTCAGTTTTCAAAGACTTTTCCTGCTCATCCGCAAGCAATGGGCAGAAAACAACCGGTTTTACGGCCTGGCTACGCTTGCCTTACTGGGCGTGATGGCCATGGTGTTTATTATTTTCTGGATAATGATGGACCATCCTTATTATCGTGAAGACCACACCCTGTCCATTTATTTTGTTGGACTCTTCCTGCTGGGTTGTCTTTTTGCCAGTACTTCTTTCCAGGCACTCGGTGAAAAAGAAAAAGGCCAGTATTGGTTGAGCCTGCCCGCAACACATGCAGAGAAACTGGTTACAGTCATCCTGTTTAGTACGGTGCTGTTCTTTGTGGTCTATACAGCCTGCTTTCTGCTGGTTAAATGGCTGGCCTTATCCTATGTTCAATTCAGGATGCATTCGGTTCCCATTATAGAGTACCAAAAAATTGATTGGACGAAAAATGTTTCAATTGTTGTACCCTATTTGTTACTGTGTTTCATGGCTGTCCAGGCACTTTTCCTGCTGGGATCCATTTACTTCAGGAAGTATGCTTATGTGAAAACGATTATCCTGGGTGCCTGCTTTTTCGGGGCTTATGTCTTTGTTATGTTCAAGATGTATAACGGTTTTCTTCCTGAAAACTACCATTGGGAGGTCTATAGGGTGGTCTTCAATAATTTTCCGGATAATAACGGTATTTATCACCAGTATTCATTCGGGGAAACGTTTAACCAGGTTTTGCTGGCCATCGTAAAATGGATCTGGGCACCGGTATTCTGGGTGATCGCATGGTTCCGGCTTCGCGAAAAAGAAATCTAATGATCACCAACAACAAAAAAAATTATGCAATTCAATAATAACGGCCAGGCAATTTACCTGCAGATCGTTGACTATATCTGCGAAAAGATTTTGCTGGGTGAATACAAAGCTGAGGATAAGATTCCCAGTGTGCGGGAACTGGCCATGCAACTGGAAGTTAATCCCAATACTGTAGCCAGGGCTTACGAGCTGTTACGCCAGCAACAATTGATCTTCGATAAAAGGGGCATCGGGTATTTCATTTCGGATGAAGCAAAATCCATTGCACTCACTTACCGAAAGCAGGAATTTTCGGAAAAAGAATTACCCGCATTGTTCCGCATCATGTTTATGCTGGGTATGGAACCTAAAGACCTTTCCCCTGCCTATGAGAATTTTAAAAACAAACACGCAGCTGCTTAACTTTTTTAATATGAAAACAAGTAACCGAATTTTGCTTGGACTGATTACCATCCTTGTTCTCCTTCCCGTGCTGATGCTATGGGGATTCAGGAATAAAATTGCCACAAATGATTTTACTGTTGAAAAATACGGTTGGTCTGTCAATTCGAATAAGGAGATGCCGTTGACAGCTTCCAGGTTCATCAAATTACAGGCACCCGACAGTACGGATATGCACTGCCAGTTGATGTTTGGTGGCAATGACCATTACCAGCTAAATAGATATGACACGGACGACAGCCTGGCTGTAATACAAGTTGCGGATACCTTATTTTTTCGATTCATACCCGCTGCCCGTGAAGTTGGTAACCATGAAAATCCGGAATTGTATTTTAATCTCTATTTATCAGCTGCCCCGCCAATTTTTGCTGACGGTGTAGATATTTCGGTTGATTCGATGGGCCGTGCTGATTCCCTGCAGGTGCACCTTGTAAATAATAGTAGTATCGACCTGGGTAATGATGTATCGCGGGATAAGCAGATTCAATATGGTAATATTTCAGTTACTGCAGATAATAGCAAGATCACTTTATACCCTAAGCTCAATATGCAGTCCTTGAACGTAACACTAACCGGGAACGCTTCGCTGGATATTGATAAGGAGGCGAAAATCGGTAAAGTATCGGGCACGGTATCACCTAACGCAATGGTTAATGGACCGGCCAGTTATATGTACCAGCTGTTATTTGATCATAATTAAACCGTTGCTGATGCGCCGAGCCAGGCCATGATGCCCATGCCGGTTTCTATCGCCGATTC comes from Flavihumibacter fluvii and encodes:
- a CDS encoding MlaE family ABC transporter permease, whose amino-acid sequence is MKFFTEFGRYILMLKGMFSKPENRKVYWKEFMHQCNDIGIGSLGIVVIISVFMGAVSTLQTAYQLVSPLIPKSSIAQIVRDTVLLEFAPTLVCIVLAGVVGSKIASELGNMRVSEQIDALEIMGINTKTYLVLPKIVAALVVIPMLVVISAGLGIWGGRIAGTATGILSNTDFDKGLLNSFLPYNVFFAMVKAYVFSFIISSVPAFYGYHVEGGALEIGRASTKSVVVSCVLILFADYVLAAILL
- a CDS encoding NADP-dependent malic enzyme, translating into MSKETRRSEALEYHAKGKPGKIEVVPTKEAKTQRDLSLAYSPGVAEPCKEIAANRENVYKYTAKGNLVAVISNGTAVLGLGDIGPEASKPVMEGKAVLFKIFADIDVFDIEVNEKDPVKFVEIVKALEPTFGGINLEDIKAPECFYIEQELKKQLNIPVMHDDQHGTAIISSAALLNALELQKKKIEKVRFVINGAGAAAMACIKLYISLGARHENFIVFDKDGVLHKDRTDLGPDRLPFAVKSADWTLAKALKEADVFLGLSVANVVDAEMVKSMAKNPIVFAMANPDPEIAYEIAVGARKDIIMATGRSDYPNQVNNVLGFPFIFRGALDVRARQINEAMKLAAVHALAELAKGPVPEIVNLAYNEKNISFGPTYIIPKPLDPRLLSTVAPAVAKAAIDSGVAMTTISDWNAYALELNRRLGLDNQLMRVLGSKARGNPKRLVFAEADNLKILKAAQIIFEEGVAYPILLGDEKKIKSIAAENNIDLDTIPIIDPRSDDQEEKRRMYSQLFFQKRQRKGMNKYESFKMMKDRNYFGCMMVETGDADAMISGLTRNYDETIRPAIQVIGTEDGVKKIAGMYLLLTKKGPLFLADTTVNFNPTAEELAEITLLVAKEVRNFNLTPRIAMMSYSNFGSSASPEARLVSDARRLVKERHPSLMVDGEMQANIAFNKEILKENYPFSELVDQDVNTLIFPNLAAGNVAYNLLKEVGGADAIGPILLGIKKPVHVLQLGSSVRSIFNMALVAVIDAQMKCAKTPTQEIVTKSKWWKKFKKVSRDM
- a CDS encoding ABC transporter ATP-binding protein; its protein translation is MIQIKDLHYSYGSKPVFSGLSLELHPGHIYGLLGKNGTGKSTLLRTIGGLLFPRQGSIQVLGYNPGKRQPDFLRQVFMVPEEFYFPNISIKAFVAGNAPFYPNYSQEQFDRYLQEFSIPLDQLLQEMSYGQKKKLLISFALACNTPVLLMDEPTNGLDIMSKSQFRKVMAGAVADNKCILISTHQVKDLENLIDRITIIDEGNILFDQTVDRICNRLNFKISFDSDEIRTAIYQETSLKGNAIITSNNEEEDSRIDLEMLYKAIVTNKEAVHAAFK
- a CDS encoding GntR family transcriptional regulator, producing MQFNNNGQAIYLQIVDYICEKILLGEYKAEDKIPSVRELAMQLEVNPNTVARAYELLRQQQLIFDKRGIGYFISDEAKSIALTYRKQEFSEKELPALFRIMFMLGMEPKDLSPAYENFKNKHAAA